In the Clostridium beijerinckii genome, one interval contains:
- a CDS encoding TspO/MBR family protein, with product MSEKSGNKKRIRIIPLFVSIIIPLLIGWLSTLLVPNMRSIYESLIKPPFSPPAMVFPIVWTILYIIMGICSYKVYILKYENIDVSSALFVYAIQLLLNFLWTIIFFGFKLYALAFLELIILIIFVILTIKRFYEKIGNKAFLLIPYLAWLVYAGVLNFFIWMLNEM from the coding sequence ATGTCAGAAAAGTCAGGGAATAAAAAAAGGATAAGAATTATTCCATTGTTTGTATCAATAATTATTCCACTTTTAATAGGGTGGCTTTCAACATTATTAGTTCCTAATATGAGATCAATATATGAAAGCTTAATTAAGCCACCTTTTTCACCGCCTGCAATGGTTTTTCCGATTGTGTGGACCATACTTTATATAATTATGGGAATATGCTCATATAAAGTATATATTTTAAAATATGAGAATATAGATGTAAGCTCTGCATTATTTGTTTACGCCATACAACTATTATTAAATTTTTTATGGACTATAATTTTCTTTGGGTTTAAGCTTTATGCGTTAGCATTTTTAGAACTTATTATTTTGATTATCTTTGTAATTTTAACTATAAAGAGGTTTTATGAAAAGATTGGAAATAAGGCATTTTTATTAATTCCTTATTTGGCTTGGTTAGTGTATGCAGGAGTATTGAATTTTTTTATTTGGATGTTAAATGAAATGTAA
- a CDS encoding sensor histidine kinase has product MYNGFLALDKIKIKIRNVQKYAFLTVLIILCSILTDNVNFYLLLNNIIAISMILAFIYVYIIRGKFVGKGFVARFKVIYLILIMILAINVTEIIMLFKDIPKSYFILFYSMHATLEYCIIKIGLLVKNNNRKSLVICISEIVIIIMLGIGFNGGNGIHNPYELSFFIWSITISVLLSIGLCISTAQDMLSKRKQFTIAEFRQIIFYIFSILFNYLGFICLYMSYVKVSEFILIVKCITLYKFYDYIISKVVDGSLKELNNNIENATKTKKELNSILRKRNSILNEISVMIKKSGDRNNELIDSIYGGVFLFYLDRLRHINKRTLKTLNITNDEILGIEINDFIKMYFDITLEDIKRAGNYIPCIKMKHTDFEVEIFLASIDEISKILYIHDISEIKENKKMREILEEYLQEDEIKKEFFSNISHELKTPINLIFSALQVNQIYFNENNLDGVNKNRKIIKQNCLRLIRTINNFIDANKISEGYLIPNLKIHNIVNIVEEVSMASNKYIKLINNTLTFDAQEEEIYVKCDKEMVTRIMLNILSNSVKYGKQGGKINVSVELYMDNKVAIKVKNDGLKIDKETIPYIFDKFTKLNKTFNRLKEGSGLGLFLTKALVELQEGNIRLTSNNRGNEFTIIMPMAQQLHEDKFNNEDWETNLLEEKIDIEFSDIYIE; this is encoded by the coding sequence ATGTATAATGGTTTCTTAGCATTGGACAAAATAAAGATAAAAATTAGAAACGTTCAGAAGTATGCATTTTTAACGGTACTAATAATTTTATGCTCTATTCTTACTGATAATGTTAATTTTTATTTGCTATTGAATAATATAATTGCAATATCTATGATTTTGGCGTTTATTTATGTGTATATAATAAGGGGGAAGTTTGTCGGTAAAGGTTTTGTAGCAAGATTCAAAGTGATATATTTAATACTTATTATGATACTAGCTATAAATGTTACTGAGATAATAATGTTATTTAAGGATATTCCTAAAAGTTACTTCATACTTTTTTATAGCATGCACGCTACTTTAGAATATTGCATAATAAAAATAGGACTCCTGGTTAAAAATAATAATAGAAAGAGTCTTGTAATATGTATATCGGAAATAGTAATTATCATAATGCTTGGTATTGGCTTTAATGGAGGAAATGGAATACATAATCCTTATGAACTATCATTTTTTATATGGAGCATTACCATAAGTGTTTTGTTAAGCATAGGTTTGTGCATATCTACAGCACAAGATATGCTATCTAAAAGAAAACAATTTACCATTGCTGAATTTAGACAAATAATATTTTATATTTTTTCTATATTATTTAATTATTTGGGATTTATATGCCTTTATATGAGCTATGTGAAAGTTTCTGAATTTATATTAATTGTTAAATGTATTACTTTATATAAATTTTATGATTACATAATAAGTAAAGTAGTGGATGGTTCATTAAAAGAACTTAATAATAATATCGAAAATGCAACTAAAACAAAGAAAGAACTTAACTCTATATTAAGGAAAAGGAATTCTATATTAAATGAAATAAGTGTAATGATCAAAAAGAGTGGAGATAGGAATAATGAACTAATTGATTCTATTTATGGTGGTGTATTTCTATTTTACTTAGATAGGCTTCGACACATAAATAAGAGGACATTAAAAACTTTAAACATAACTAATGATGAGATCTTAGGAATAGAAATAAATGATTTTATAAAAATGTATTTTGATATAACGCTTGAAGATATTAAGAGAGCAGGCAATTATATTCCATGCATAAAAATGAAACATACTGATTTCGAAGTTGAAATATTTTTGGCTTCCATAGATGAAATAAGCAAGATTCTTTACATACATGATATAAGTGAAATTAAAGAAAATAAAAAGATGAGAGAAATTCTTGAAGAATACTTGCAAGAGGATGAAATAAAAAAAGAATTTTTCTCTAATATTTCTCATGAACTAAAAACGCCTATAAATCTTATATTTTCTGCATTGCAGGTTAATCAAATTTATTTTAATGAAAATAATCTAGATGGAGTAAATAAGAATAGAAAGATTATAAAGCAAAATTGTTTAAGGCTTATAAGGACTATTAATAATTTTATAGATGCTAATAAAATTTCAGAGGGGTATCTAATTCCGAATCTAAAAATACATAATATAGTTAACATTGTAGAAGAGGTTTCGATGGCGTCTAATAAGTACATAAAATTAATAAATAATACTCTGACATTTGATGCACAGGAAGAGGAAATCTATGTTAAGTGTGATAAGGAAATGGTAACAAGAATTATGTTAAATATTCTTTCCAATTCTGTTAAATATGGAAAGCAAGGTGGAAAAATAAATGTGAGTGTAGAGCTTTATATGGATAACAAAGTTGCTATAAAAGTTAAAAATGATGGCTTGAAAATTGATAAAGAAACCATTCCATATATTTTTGATAAATTCACTAAACTGAATAAAACTTTTAATAGACTAAAAGAAGGAAGCGGCTTAGGGTTATTTCTAACTAAAGCCTTAGTTGAACTTCAAGAAGGAAATATACGGCTCACATCAAATAATAGAGGAAATGAATTCACAATAATTATGCCTATGGCTCAGCAATTACATGAAGATAAATTCAACAATGAAGATTGGGAAACAAATTTATTAGAAGAAAAGATAGATATAGAGTTTTCGGATATATATATTGAGTAG
- a CDS encoding PAS domain-containing sensor histidine kinase: protein MEKYKRLSNDFVMSKSIIIYIYMISIFLYFILKFIVNDASAHIPLIFRIYYITLSIILFVLLKQVRRFYKRYVSKIIIIFFSLMIFISSFGFIMKIYDANSLIEIKSYINLSRESILLIETFASYVLTEYYLERRKLKIESYGILILIITCTLLSYFSNLTILFVKIIYTVIEIPAFIKIVMNLKKSNYLREHGWSIIKVYISSTVLIFLINIYAFNNSQYIKDALIEVIHFANFTMLWNFIISRLVKDPYKALSRSLNDKNGELDELNHEIELGNAKLESSINLLRSKEYLYSTLFRFMPHPIIILNADNDRILFVNKQFLKISGISKKREIINKKISNYIDFVNNNAENKDYDAILYIGNQKKFIKAEFLPYYENVSWKLLLIKDRTSKVLVDEIRKEVENKQIEESIRREFLSNISHDLKTPINVIYSAMQVEKIYVEKEDFDILKKYNDISKQNCISLIKLTNNLIDNSKINSHYLTPRLENMNIVEVIEDNVMSLVEYVKLNNIDLIFDTNTEECYLDIDREFMYRIILNLVSNAVKFTKDGGQICVVVNEFDDKVNISVKDNGIGIDEEFIYEAFNRYSIGGNCNPDRKSGTGIGLFVVKQLIELQGGKIEIKRNNNLGTTVSIEFMKGI from the coding sequence ATGGAAAAGTATAAAAGACTATCAAATGATTTTGTTATGAGTAAATCTATAATCATATATATTTATATGATAAGTATATTTTTATATTTTATATTAAAATTTATTGTTAATGATGCTAGTGCACATATACCTTTAATTTTTAGAATTTATTACATAACCCTAAGTATAATTTTATTTGTATTATTAAAGCAAGTGAGAAGATTTTACAAAAGATATGTTTCGAAGATAATAATAATATTTTTCTCATTAATGATATTTATATCATCGTTTGGATTTATAATGAAAATTTATGATGCAAATAGCTTAATAGAAATTAAAAGTTATATAAATTTAAGCAGAGAGAGCATATTACTAATAGAAACTTTTGCTAGTTATGTATTAACTGAATATTATTTGGAAAGAAGAAAATTAAAGATAGAAAGTTACGGAATATTAATTTTAATTATTACATGTACGTTACTGAGTTATTTTTCTAATTTGACTATACTCTTTGTGAAAATTATATATACGGTTATTGAGATACCAGCATTTATAAAAATAGTTATGAATTTAAAAAAATCAAACTACTTAAGGGAACATGGATGGAGCATCATAAAAGTTTACATATCCTCAACGGTTCTGATATTTTTAATTAATATATATGCATTTAACAATAGCCAATATATAAAAGATGCATTAATTGAAGTCATACATTTTGCAAACTTTACAATGCTTTGGAATTTTATTATATCTAGGTTGGTTAAAGATCCATATAAGGCCTTATCACGTTCGTTGAATGATAAAAATGGGGAACTAGATGAACTAAATCATGAAATAGAATTAGGAAATGCTAAGTTAGAGAGTTCAATAAATTTATTAAGAAGTAAAGAGTATTTATATTCAACATTATTTAGGTTTATGCCCCATCCAATTATAATTCTGAATGCAGATAATGATAGAATATTATTTGTGAATAAACAATTTTTAAAGATTTCGGGAATCTCAAAAAAAAGAGAAATAATAAATAAAAAAATAAGCAATTATATTGATTTTGTAAATAATAATGCAGAAAATAAAGATTATGATGCAATTCTCTATATAGGAAATCAAAAAAAATTTATAAAGGCAGAATTTTTGCCTTATTATGAAAATGTATCATGGAAATTGCTATTGATTAAAGATAGAACTTCTAAAGTTCTTGTGGATGAAATAAGGAAAGAAGTTGAGAATAAACAAATTGAAGAAAGTATTAGGAGAGAATTTCTTTCAAATATAAGTCATGATTTGAAAACGCCGATAAATGTAATATATTCGGCAATGCAGGTAGAAAAAATATATGTTGAAAAAGAAGACTTTGATATATTAAAGAAATATAATGATATATCTAAGCAAAACTGTATCTCTTTAATTAAATTAACCAACAATTTAATAGATAATTCAAAGATAAATTCCCATTATTTAACGCCAAGATTAGAGAATATGAACATAGTTGAGGTCATAGAGGACAATGTAATGTCATTAGTAGAATATGTGAAGTTAAATAATATAGATTTAATTTTTGATACTAATACTGAAGAGTGTTACTTGGATATTGATCGTGAATTTATGTATAGAATAATTCTAAATTTAGTTTCTAATGCTGTGAAATTTACTAAAGATGGTGGACAAATATGCGTGGTGGTAAACGAATTTGATGATAAGGTCAATATATCTGTAAAAGATAATGGAATTGGAATAGATGAGGAATTTATATACGAAGCATTTAATAGATATTCAATTGGAGGAAATTGTAATCCTGACAGAAAAAGTGGGACAGGCATAGGGCTTTTTGTAGTAAAACAATTAATTGAACTACAAGGCGGAAAAATCGAAATAAAAAGAAATAATAATTTAGGGACAACTGTAAGTATTGAATTTATGAAAGGGATATAG